One genomic segment of Hydra vulgaris chromosome 14, alternate assembly HydraT2T_AEP includes these proteins:
- the LOC136090911 gene encoding histone-lysine N-methyltransferase SETMAR-like: protein MSTSKTRSGRPLLVDEDELKDAVESDSSQTCQELAVRFAVSVETIRLHLHAIGKAWKLSRWVPHKLSIDNKKQRLTICTSLLSRHNVEPFLDRLLTCNEKWIVYNNTKRCYHWLSPDDPIPKTPKPNLHERKVLLCIWWTTAGVVHYELLPTGQTITGLVYSAQLQRVHDLLLVKQPALVHRRGVLLLHDNARPHTTRVTQDKLQSLGWESLPHPPYSPDLSPTDFHFFLSMGNHLKGQQFRDQDAVEMELKAFIDSKDREFFRSGINKLVLRWEKVSDANGDYFDE, encoded by the coding sequence ATGAGTACATCGAAGACGCGTTCCGGACGCCCATTGTTGGTTGATGAGGATGAACTGAAGGACGCTGTCGAGTCTGACTCCAGCCAAACTTGCCAAGAACTTGCAGTGAGGTTTGCTGTGAGTGTTGAAACCATCCGCCTGCATCTGCATGCGATTGGGAAAGCGTGGAAGCTGAGTCGGTGGGTTCCGCACAAATTGTCGATCGACAACAAGAAGCAACGGCTTACGATCTGCACATCACTCTTATCACGCCACAATGTTGAGCCTTTTCTTGATCGTTTATTGACATGCAACGAAAAATGGATTGTGTACAACAATACCAAGCGTTGCTACCATTGGTTGTCCCCCGATGACCCCATCCCAAAGACACCCAAGCCCAATCTCCACGAGCGGAAGGTTTTGCTCTGCATTTGGTGGACTACAGCTGGTGTGGTGCATTACGAGCTGCTCCCAACAGGCCAAACCATTACTGGACTGGTCTACTCAGCACAGCTGCAACGAGTTCACGACCTGTTGCTTGTAAAGCAGCCTGCACTGGTGCACAGGAGAGGAGTTCTGCTTCTCCACGACAACGCGAGACCGCACACCACTCGCGTGACTCAGGACAAGCTCCAAAGCCTTGGTTGGGAGAGTTTGCCTCATCCACCATACTCGCCAGACCTCTCCCCTACTGATTTCCATTTTTTCCTTTCCATGGGAAATCATTTAAAAGGACAGCAGTTCCGAGACCAGGACGCGGTTGAAATGGAGTTGAAAGCTTTTATAGACTCAAAGGACCGAGAATTTTTTAGAAGTGGAATAAATAAGCTTGTTTTACGTTGGGAAAAGGTTTCAGATGCTAATGGTGACTATTTTGATGAATAA